A genomic stretch from Cherax quadricarinatus isolate ZL_2023a chromosome 63, ASM3850222v1, whole genome shotgun sequence includes:
- the LOC138854569 gene encoding uncharacterized protein, with protein sequence MVGTVKRCIRKVLHGRRVSCDELRTVLVEIEARVNNRPLTYVQNGIDEQEALTPNHMLFGRRIEPFPAILSQSSKELDYYGPDGPPINEELHRSHNRLVNILDKWNQVWRRDYLTTLREHFYGADPEANKMMLSEGDLVLVESEAPRAYWPLGLVVSTHPDKAGRLRMVKVRMNGVETIRPINRLLPLEVHTVGPGHEKSDQRLSELSGRTTRRTALESRAHWGGLREADLI encoded by the coding sequence atggtgggcacagtcaaaaggtgcattcggaaggtcttgcacggcaggagggtgagctgtgatgaactgaggacagtgttagttgagatagaggcaagagttaataacaggcctctgacctacgtacaaaatgggattgacgagcaagaagctctcacccccaatcacatgctgtttggaagaaggattgagcccttccccgcaattttgagtcagtcttccaaggagctggattattatgggccagatggtccccccatcaatgaagaactgcacaggagtcacaacagactggtgaacatcctggacaaatggaaccaggtgtggcgcagggattacttgacaaccttgcgggaacatttctatggtgccgaccccgaggcgaataagatgatgctaagtgaaggggacctggtgctggtagaatccgaggcgccgagggcatactggcctcttggcctggtagtgtcaacccacccagacaaggctgggcggttgagaatggtgaaagtgagaatgaacggtgtcgagactataagacccatcaacaggcttttgcctctcgaggtccacacggtgggaccgggacatgagaaatcagaccagaggttgagtgagctgagcggccggacgacccgtcgaacggcgctcgagtccagggcccactgggggggcctgcgggaggcagacttgatctag